A single Sutterella megalosphaeroides DNA region contains:
- the rpsB gene encoding 30S ribosomal protein S2 has translation MISMREMLEAGCHFGHQTRFWNPKMAQYIFGARNKIHIINLEKTVAKFDEACKFARQLSSQGGKILFVDAKRGGREIIAAEAQRAGCCWVDQRWLGGTLTNFKTVRGTIKRLKDMEQQLADGTAAALTKKEALDFQRNVEKLNKSIGGIKEMTALPDALFIVDVGYHKIAVQEANKLGIPVIGVVDTNHSPDGIDYVIPGNDDSSKAVAIYAAGIADAIIAGRNDSAQEIVEAANEDFVEVSEGEETTEA, from the coding sequence ATGATCAGCATGCGCGAAATGCTCGAAGCGGGCTGCCACTTCGGCCATCAGACCCGTTTCTGGAACCCGAAGATGGCCCAGTACATCTTCGGCGCCCGCAACAAGATCCATATCATCAACCTCGAAAAGACGGTCGCCAAGTTCGACGAAGCCTGCAAGTTCGCTCGTCAGCTCTCGAGCCAGGGCGGCAAGATCCTTTTCGTCGACGCCAAGCGCGGCGGCCGTGAAATCATCGCGGCCGAAGCCCAGCGCGCCGGCTGCTGCTGGGTCGACCAGCGCTGGCTCGGCGGCACGCTCACCAACTTCAAGACGGTGCGCGGCACGATCAAGCGTCTGAAGGATATGGAACAGCAGCTCGCCGACGGCACGGCTGCCGCTCTCACGAAGAAGGAAGCGCTCGATTTCCAGCGCAACGTCGAAAAGCTCAACAAGTCGATCGGCGGCATCAAGGAAATGACGGCTCTGCCCGACGCCCTCTTCATCGTTGACGTCGGCTACCACAAGATCGCCGTTCAGGAAGCCAACAAGCTTGGCATCCCCGTCATCGGCGTGGTCGACACGAACCACTCCCCCGATGGCATCGACTACGTGATCCCGGGCAACGACGACTCCTCGAAGGCCGTCGCCATCTACGCCGCGGGCATCGCCGACGCGATCATCGCCGGCCGCAACGACAGCGCCCAGGAAATCGTTGAAGCCGCCAACGAAGACTTCGTCGAAGTCTCCGAAGGCGAAGAAACGACCGAAGCCTGA
- the tsf gene encoding translation elongation factor Ts: MAAISAAMVKELRLKTDAPMMECKKALTEADGDMAKAEEILRVKLGNKASKAASRVTAEGVVAVYISEDRKVGAILEVNSETDFVAKNDEFMQMAKDAVRLVAEHNPADIAALGELALGDKTLEAVRTALVGKIGENMTFRRFERIEAKGELSSYVHGSKIGVIVDITGPAEVAHDVAMHIAASKPKALDESGVDAAAIESERRIAIEKAREAGKPEAMLERIAEGTVKKFLKEVTLVNQPFVKDDKKSVGEVVKAAGGQINGYTLYVVGEGIEKRADDFAAEVAAQVAAAKQG; the protein is encoded by the coding sequence ATGGCTGCTATTTCCGCCGCGATGGTCAAGGAACTGCGTCTCAAGACCGACGCGCCGATGATGGAATGCAAGAAGGCCCTGACGGAAGCCGACGGCGACATGGCCAAGGCTGAAGAAATCCTTCGCGTCAAGCTCGGCAACAAGGCCTCCAAGGCCGCCAGCCGCGTTACCGCCGAAGGCGTCGTCGCCGTCTACATTTCCGAAGACCGCAAGGTCGGTGCCATCCTCGAAGTCAACTCCGAAACCGACTTCGTGGCGAAGAACGACGAGTTCATGCAGATGGCCAAGGACGCCGTGCGTCTCGTGGCCGAGCACAACCCCGCCGACATCGCCGCTCTCGGCGAACTCGCTCTCGGCGACAAGACCCTCGAAGCCGTCCGTACGGCGCTCGTGGGCAAGATCGGCGAAAACATGACGTTCCGCCGCTTCGAACGCATCGAAGCCAAGGGTGAACTCTCCTCCTACGTCCACGGCTCGAAGATCGGCGTCATCGTCGACATCACGGGTCCGGCCGAAGTCGCTCACGACGTCGCCATGCACATCGCCGCCTCGAAGCCGAAGGCTCTCGACGAATCCGGCGTCGACGCCGCCGCGATCGAATCCGAACGCCGCATCGCCATCGAAAAGGCCCGCGAAGCTGGCAAGCCCGAAGCCATGCTCGAACGCATCGCCGAAGGTACCGTGAAGAAGTTCCTCAAGGAAGTCACGCTCGTCAACCAGCCGTTCGTCAAGGACGACAAGAAGTCGGTCGGCGAAGTGGTCAAGGCCGCCGGCGGTCAGATCAACGGCTACACGCTCTACGTCGTGGGCGAAGGCATTGAAAAGCGTGCCGACGACTTCGCCGCCGAAGTCGCCGCGCAGGTTGCCGCCGCCAAGCAGGGCTAA
- the pyrH gene encoding UMP kinase, whose product MSEHENPQPVYKRILLKLSGEALMGDDAFGINRSVLQSMVEEVRSVVELGVEVGIVVGGGNIFRGVALGATGMDRATGDYMGMLATVMNAMALGDCFRNNGVEARVQSALHIEQVAEPYIRGKALRHLRLGRVVIFAAGTGNPFMTTDTTAALRGAEIGAEVVLKATKVDGIYTADPKKDPTATMFDEITFDKALHSNLQVMDATAFALCRAQHLPIKVFNINKKGALRRICLGEKEGTLVHS is encoded by the coding sequence ATGTCCGAACACGAGAATCCCCAGCCGGTCTACAAGCGTATCCTTTTGAAGCTTTCGGGCGAAGCCCTCATGGGCGACGACGCCTTCGGGATCAACCGCTCGGTTCTCCAGAGCATGGTCGAAGAAGTTCGCAGCGTCGTCGAGCTCGGCGTTGAAGTGGGCATCGTCGTCGGCGGCGGCAACATCTTCCGCGGCGTTGCGCTCGGTGCGACCGGCATGGACCGTGCGACGGGCGACTACATGGGTATGCTCGCCACGGTGATGAACGCCATGGCGCTCGGCGACTGCTTCCGCAACAACGGCGTCGAAGCCCGCGTGCAGTCGGCTCTCCATATCGAACAGGTGGCCGAACCCTACATCCGCGGCAAGGCCCTGCGTCATCTGCGCCTCGGCCGCGTCGTGATTTTCGCGGCGGGTACCGGCAACCCCTTCATGACGACGGACACGACGGCCGCCCTGCGCGGCGCCGAAATCGGTGCCGAGGTCGTTTTGAAGGCCACCAAGGTCGACGGCATCTATACGGCCGACCCGAAGAAGGATCCGACGGCGACGATGTTCGACGAAATTACCTTCGACAAGGCGCTGCACTCGAACCTCCAGGTGATGGACGCGACCGCCTTCGCGCTCTGCCGCGCGCAGCACCTCCCGATCAAGGTCTTCAACATCAACAAGAAGGGTGCGCTGCGTCGCATCTGTCTCGGCGAAAAGGAAGGGACGCTCGTTCACTCCTAA
- the frr gene encoding ribosome recycling factor: MTGDVLKQAEHKMGRTVETLREDFTKIRTGRASPGLLDHIRVDYYGCETPINQVAQIGVGDAHTLTVQPWEKSMIKVVEKAIRESDLGLNPATSGDLIRVPLPPLTEERRRELTKVVKGFGEDAKVAVRNLRREANSHIDRLTKDKEISEDDQRRAEADIQKLTDRYIGEIDKVVADKEKEIMTV; encoded by the coding sequence ATGACTGGCGACGTCCTCAAGCAGGCCGAACACAAGATGGGCCGCACCGTGGAAACCCTCCGCGAAGACTTCACGAAGATCCGTACGGGCCGTGCGAGCCCCGGCCTGCTCGACCACATCCGCGTCGACTACTACGGCTGCGAAACCCCGATCAACCAGGTGGCTCAGATCGGCGTGGGCGACGCGCACACCCTCACGGTTCAGCCGTGGGAAAAGTCGATGATCAAGGTCGTTGAAAAGGCGATTCGCGAATCCGACCTCGGTCTCAACCCCGCCACGTCGGGCGACTTGATCCGCGTGCCGCTGCCCCCGCTCACGGAAGAACGCCGTCGCGAACTCACGAAGGTCGTGAAGGGCTTCGGCGAAGACGCCAAGGTGGCCGTTCGCAATCTGCGTCGCGAAGCCAATTCCCACATCGATCGTCTCACGAAGGACAAGGAAATCTCCGAAGACGATCAGCGCCGTGCCGAAGCCGACATCCAGAAGCTCACGGACCGCTACATCGGCGAGATCGACAAGGTCGTGGCCGACAAGGAAAAGGAAATCATGACGGTCTAA
- the uppS gene encoding polyprenyl diphosphate synthase produces the protein MFAARQDSADSLLRAPRNVAVIMDGNGRWAKARLRPRAEGHRQGVKALHRLVERSAELGVEVLTVFAFSSENWKRPATEVRLLMELFAQGLARWEAPLREAGVRLTVVGDRSAFSDSVVRAIEACERGTAGGDRMLLQIAANYGGRWDVCQAARRCAEADEAVTPENLEKYLATAGTGEVDLLIRTGGEQRVSNFLLWQMAYAEIYFTETLWPDFNEASFDEAVRWYQGRERRFGMTSEQVRAASGLTGL, from the coding sequence ATGTTTGCCGCTCGTCAGGACTCCGCCGACTCCCTTCTTCGCGCTCCCCGCAACGTCGCCGTCATCATGGACGGGAACGGCCGCTGGGCGAAAGCGCGCCTGCGTCCGCGCGCCGAAGGGCACCGCCAGGGCGTCAAAGCCCTGCACCGTCTCGTCGAGCGTTCGGCGGAGCTCGGGGTCGAGGTCCTCACGGTCTTTGCCTTTTCGAGCGAAAACTGGAAGCGTCCCGCGACCGAAGTGCGTCTCCTGATGGAGCTCTTTGCTCAAGGGTTGGCCCGTTGGGAAGCTCCTCTTCGCGAAGCGGGCGTGCGCCTTACGGTGGTCGGGGACCGGAGCGCCTTTTCCGACTCGGTCGTGCGCGCGATCGAAGCGTGCGAGCGGGGAACGGCCGGCGGCGACCGGATGCTCCTTCAGATCGCCGCCAACTACGGCGGTCGCTGGGACGTGTGCCAGGCGGCGCGCCGCTGCGCCGAAGCGGACGAAGCCGTCACCCCCGAGAATCTGGAAAAGTACCTCGCGACGGCCGGAACGGGCGAAGTGGACCTACTTATTCGCACCGGGGGCGAGCAGCGCGTTTCGAACTTCCTCTTGTGGCAGATGGCTTACGCCGAAATCTATTTCACGGAAACCCTCTGGCCCGACTTCAACGAAGCGTCCTTCGACGAGGCGGTTCGCTGGTACCAGGGGCGCGAACGGCGTTTCGGGATGACGAGCGAACAGGTGCGGGCGGCTTCGGGCTTGACCGGCCTCTGA
- a CDS encoding phosphatidate cytidylyltransferase, with translation MLMLRVITATVLLAVLCIAIAMGPLAFAGVMAVAFGAALYEWLRMGGLGPVPAVLVAAVEMITQFSLYWAGALPRMEWFLFIIDGAVMLAWFAIFFTELAHRKNGFKVSVRTCLVSAVTFVPAAYLSLLYLYEIGDWVMVLSVLLIVWGADISAYFSGRAWGKHPMAPAISPKKTWEGALGAYVIVIVFFLLTYWFCIQKNVFTNFLFDELGFVWGVVVLAGLVALSIAGDLWESMLKRLVGIKDSSNLLPGHGGFFDRMDATLPVIPAATWIILSVVLAR, from the coding sequence ATGCTGATGCTTCGCGTCATTACGGCGACCGTACTGCTCGCCGTTCTTTGTATTGCCATCGCGATGGGGCCGCTCGCGTTTGCGGGCGTCATGGCCGTCGCGTTCGGCGCCGCGCTCTACGAATGGCTTCGCATGGGCGGCCTCGGTCCCGTGCCCGCCGTGCTCGTTGCGGCCGTGGAAATGATCACGCAGTTCTCGCTCTACTGGGCGGGGGCGCTGCCGCGCATGGAGTGGTTCCTCTTCATCATCGACGGCGCGGTGATGCTCGCGTGGTTCGCGATTTTCTTCACCGAGCTCGCCCACCGCAAGAACGGCTTCAAGGTGAGCGTGCGTACGTGTCTGGTGTCTGCCGTCACCTTCGTGCCGGCCGCGTACCTGTCGCTCCTTTACCTCTATGAAATCGGCGACTGGGTGATGGTGCTCTCCGTTCTCCTCATCGTTTGGGGTGCCGACATCTCGGCCTACTTCAGCGGTCGAGCCTGGGGCAAGCACCCGATGGCGCCCGCGATTTCGCCGAAGAAGACCTGGGAAGGGGCGCTCGGCGCCTACGTGATCGTGATCGTCTTCTTCCTCCTTACCTACTGGTTCTGCATCCAGAAGAACGTCTTCACGAACTTCCTCTTCGACGAACTGGGCTTCGTTTGGGGCGTCGTGGTGTTGGCGGGCTTGGTGGCCCTTTCGATTGCGGGCGACCTCTGGGAGTCGATGTTGAAGCGCCTCGTCGGGATCAAGGATTCCTCGAACCTGCTCCCCGGCCACGGGGGCTTTTTCGACCGCATGGATGCGACGCTTCCCGTGATTCCCGCCGCGACCTGGATCATCCTCTCGGTGGTGCTCGCGCGCTGA
- a CDS encoding YigZ family protein — protein sequence MTDVYNVPNLAPGEFHRTEDTIRRSRFIVTMARVSSPEEAKAFIDGIREEHRHATHNCWAYVAGAPGETAFVGASDDGEPKGTAGRPMLTALLHSGVGEVAAVVTRYFGGILLGTGGLVRAYQGTVKLGLESLPVTAREETVRFVVSIDHSAVTDFLHRLKSVRGRILSSDFRYDASYEVLVPEREAEAFEAGLLERLAGEGLVERMED from the coding sequence ATGACCGACGTCTACAACGTACCGAACCTCGCCCCGGGGGAATTCCACCGCACCGAAGACACGATCCGGCGTTCGCGCTTCATCGTGACGATGGCGCGCGTGAGTTCGCCCGAAGAGGCGAAGGCCTTCATCGACGGCATCCGCGAAGAACACCGTCACGCGACGCACAACTGCTGGGCGTACGTGGCGGGCGCCCCGGGGGAAACGGCCTTCGTGGGCGCGAGCGACGACGGGGAGCCGAAGGGGACGGCCGGGCGCCCCATGTTGACGGCCCTCCTTCACAGCGGCGTCGGCGAAGTGGCCGCCGTCGTGACGCGCTACTTCGGCGGGATTTTGCTCGGCACGGGCGGACTCGTGCGGGCCTATCAGGGGACCGTGAAGCTGGGGCTCGAAAGCCTTCCCGTCACGGCGCGCGAAGAGACGGTGCGCTTTGTGGTTTCGATCGACCACTCGGCCGTGACGGACTTTCTCCACCGCTTGAAGAGCGTCCGAGGACGCATTTTGTCGAGCGACTTCCGGTACGACGCTTCCTACGAAGTGCTCGTTCCCGAACGCGAGGCGGAGGCTTTCGAGGCGGGCCTCCTGGAGCGCCTTGCGGGCGAGGGGCTTGTCGAGCGGATGGAGGACTGA
- a CDS encoding metallophosphoesterase produces the protein MRFAIFNLILALWVTWRFIAPAEIRRGIKAALLVALVPAVVYPAAADLWLGGLLSPELPRWVIVGATGTQAVLFFLAGITLLREAIILCCVLAGRSGVKPHRLVQRDRRTVLGLLGASVGLGAFGMYEGIRVPDVVDHTIPVKDLPPELEGFSFVQLSDIHCSALLTEPHVRALVERVQSLNPQLILITGDFVDGTVKRRERDVAPLAGLSAPMGVWGCEGNHEHYGNYDAWIAKIESLGIRLLKNAHTVLDVPGRNAKICIAGLADRMGARFGRETPDVKRALEGAPDIKAVPRILLVHQPKGFPSYREEADFTLQLSGHTHGGQVTGFDRGVAIMNGLFVRGQYALEDGTKLYVHPGSGVWNGFPFRVGIPAEIARITLVKA, from the coding sequence ATGCGTTTTGCGATCTTCAATCTCATCCTCGCCCTCTGGGTGACCTGGCGTTTCATCGCTCCCGCGGAAATCCGCCGCGGGATCAAAGCGGCGTTGCTCGTTGCGCTCGTGCCGGCGGTGGTCTATCCGGCCGCGGCCGATTTGTGGTTGGGCGGGCTCCTTTCTCCCGAACTCCCGCGCTGGGTGATCGTCGGGGCGACGGGGACGCAGGCCGTGCTCTTTTTCTTGGCCGGGATCACGTTGCTGCGCGAAGCGATCATCCTTTGCTGCGTCTTGGCGGGTCGCTCGGGCGTGAAGCCTCACCGCCTCGTGCAGCGCGACCGACGCACGGTGTTGGGGCTCTTGGGCGCCTCGGTCGGGCTCGGCGCCTTCGGGATGTACGAAGGGATCCGCGTCCCGGATGTGGTCGACCACACGATCCCCGTGAAGGATCTGCCGCCCGAATTGGAAGGGTTCTCGTTCGTGCAGCTCTCCGACATCCACTGCTCGGCCCTCTTGACGGAGCCGCACGTGCGTGCGCTCGTCGAGCGCGTGCAGTCGCTCAATCCTCAGCTCATTCTCATTACGGGCGATTTCGTCGACGGCACCGTGAAGCGCCGCGAGCGCGACGTTGCCCCCTTGGCGGGCCTCTCCGCTCCGATGGGCGTTTGGGGCTGCGAAGGCAACCACGAACACTACGGGAATTACGACGCCTGGATCGCGAAGATCGAAAGCCTCGGGATTCGCCTGCTCAAAAACGCCCACACCGTTTTGGACGTGCCGGGGCGAAACGCCAAGATTTGCATCGCGGGACTGGCCGACCGCATGGGCGCGCGCTTCGGGCGCGAAACGCCCGACGTGAAGCGCGCTTTGGAGGGGGCTCCCGACATCAAGGCGGTGCCGCGCATTTTGCTCGTGCATCAGCCCAAGGGGTTCCCGAGCTACCGCGAGGAAGCGGACTTCACCTTGCAGCTCTCGGGTCACACCCACGGCGGGCAGGTGACGGGCTTCGATCGGGGTGTCGCGATCATGAACGGTCTTTTCGTGCGCGGCCAATATGCGCTCGAAGACGGAACGAAACTCTACGTTCACCCGGGCTCGGGCGTCTGGAACGGATTCCCCTTCCGCGTCGGGATCCCCGCCGAAATCGCCCGGATCACGCTCGTGAAGGCCTGA
- the dxr gene encoding 1-deoxy-D-xylulose-5-phosphate reductoisomerase, producing the protein MTQSIALLGATGSIGRSTLDVVRQHPERFVVHSMAGATRVEPLVEAAREFRPRIVAIATESKKDELAAALRAAGVDAEVRAGAAAVAELAGDPEVDSVVQAVVGAAGVEPTFRAARAGKRLLLANKESVVCGGALLMDEVKRAGATLLPLDSEHNAIFQCLVGASDEARAAARIVLTASGGPFRGRRDLSGITPEMAVKHPKWSMGRKISVDSATLMNKGLEVIEASWLFGFPADRIDVVVHPQSIIHSMVTFADGATIAQLGAPDMRTPIAYALGWPERMDGGVKPLDFTTLGTLTFEAPDRETFPLLDLAFKALAAGGGETIVLNAANEIAVEAFLDRRIGFTTMFALVSEMLAKIDAPKPASVEEILELDRTTRALTREAVAALERSGKEG; encoded by the coding sequence ATGACTCAATCCATCGCGCTTCTCGGCGCCACGGGCAGCATCGGTCGTTCGACCCTGGACGTCGTGCGGCAGCATCCCGAGCGCTTCGTCGTTCACTCGATGGCGGGTGCGACCCGCGTGGAGCCGCTCGTCGAAGCGGCCCGCGAATTCCGTCCCCGCATCGTTGCGATCGCGACCGAATCGAAAAAGGACGAACTCGCCGCCGCCCTCCGTGCGGCGGGCGTCGACGCGGAAGTGCGCGCGGGTGCTGCGGCCGTCGCCGAACTTGCGGGCGACCCCGAGGTCGACTCGGTCGTGCAGGCGGTCGTGGGCGCGGCCGGGGTCGAACCCACCTTCCGCGCGGCCCGTGCGGGGAAGCGTTTGCTCCTTGCGAACAAGGAAAGCGTCGTCTGCGGCGGTGCGCTCCTCATGGACGAAGTGAAGCGCGCGGGGGCGACGCTTCTGCCTTTGGACAGCGAACACAACGCGATCTTCCAGTGCTTGGTCGGCGCCTCGGACGAAGCGCGCGCTGCCGCGCGCATCGTTTTGACGGCCTCGGGCGGCCCCTTCCGCGGGCGCCGCGACCTCTCGGGCATTACCCCCGAGATGGCCGTCAAGCACCCGAAGTGGTCGATGGGGCGCAAGATCAGCGTCGACAGCGCTACCCTCATGAACAAGGGCCTTGAGGTGATCGAAGCCTCGTGGCTTTTCGGTTTCCCCGCCGATCGGATCGACGTCGTCGTTCACCCGCAGTCGATCATCCACTCAATGGTGACCTTTGCGGACGGCGCGACGATTGCTCAGTTGGGCGCCCCCGACATGCGTACGCCGATTGCGTACGCGCTCGGTTGGCCCGAACGTATGGACGGGGGCGTGAAGCCCTTGGACTTCACGACCCTTGGGACGCTTACCTTCGAAGCGCCCGACCGGGAAACGTTCCCCTTGCTCGACCTTGCCTTCAAGGCGCTTGCCGCGGGCGGCGGCGAAACGATCGTGTTGAATGCCGCGAACGAAATCGCCGTCGAGGCGTTCCTCGACCGTCGCATCGGCTTTACGACGATGTTCGCGCTTGTCTCTGAGATGCTCGCGAAAATCGACGCCCCGAAGCCCGCGAGCGTCGAAGAGATTCTCGAGCTCGACCGCACGACCCGTGCGCTTACGCGCGAAGCGGTTGCGGCGCTTGAGCGTAGCGGCAAGGAGGGCTAA
- the rseP gene encoding RIP metalloprotease RseP, with translation MAVLTSVVGFLITLGLIILIHEGGHYLAAKWLGIRVKRFSIGMGKVIASRRAWDTEFALSVLPLGGYVMFEEPHEHPNAPAEIRNALFSNVARWKRAIVIAAGPFMNFLLAFVLFIAVGAIGTKDVVPYLAAAPDTPAARAGIETNDRAVALGGVPVAGLTDLQLEILNRVGEGSVPLTLERAGVPVETTIDLSDFSMKDAVEPGFLFRDVGLRLTGKGVLVGEPIADGPADRAGLKSRDLIRSVNGTPMNLEEFLAAVKASAEKPLTLLIERDGTGEMTITVTPRAVKDEATGAVVGRADLTLMPGIELTTVRHGPIESIRMAFHKVMSLTTVQASAVKGMAEGEVGTDTMQGPVGIAGMAGSAVTAGLSAFLDFVAVLSIAIGFMNLIPIPALDGGQLVILALEGTFRRDLPAKVREWLAAGSMALLVLLAIYVTFNDVSRLTGP, from the coding sequence ATGGCGGTTCTTACGTCCGTCGTCGGTTTTCTCATCACGCTCGGCCTCATCATCCTCATTCACGAGGGCGGGCATTACCTTGCCGCCAAGTGGCTCGGCATTCGCGTGAAGCGCTTCTCGATCGGGATGGGCAAAGTCATCGCGAGCCGTCGCGCGTGGGATACGGAGTTTGCGCTCTCGGTCCTTCCGCTCGGGGGCTACGTGATGTTCGAAGAGCCCCACGAGCACCCGAACGCGCCCGCCGAAATCCGCAACGCGCTCTTTTCGAACGTCGCCCGTTGGAAGCGCGCGATCGTGATCGCGGCGGGGCCCTTCATGAATTTCCTCCTGGCGTTCGTTCTTTTCATCGCGGTCGGCGCGATCGGAACGAAGGACGTCGTCCCGTACCTCGCGGCCGCGCCCGATACGCCCGCCGCCCGTGCGGGAATCGAGACGAACGACCGCGCGGTGGCCTTGGGGGGCGTTCCGGTTGCGGGTCTCACGGATCTGCAACTTGAAATCCTCAACCGCGTGGGCGAGGGGTCCGTGCCCCTCACGCTTGAGCGCGCGGGCGTTCCCGTCGAAACGACGATCGACCTTTCGGACTTCTCGATGAAGGACGCGGTCGAGCCCGGGTTCCTCTTTCGCGACGTGGGTCTGCGTCTTACGGGGAAGGGCGTTCTCGTGGGCGAACCGATTGCGGACGGTCCCGCGGACAGGGCGGGCTTGAAGTCGCGCGACCTGATCCGGAGCGTCAACGGCACTCCGATGAACCTCGAAGAGTTCCTCGCCGCTGTGAAGGCCTCGGCCGAGAAGCCCTTGACCCTGTTGATCGAGCGCGACGGGACGGGTGAAATGACGATCACCGTGACGCCGCGCGCCGTGAAGGACGAGGCGACGGGGGCGGTCGTGGGCCGCGCCGATTTGACGCTCATGCCGGGGATTGAATTGACGACCGTGCGTCACGGTCCGATCGAGTCCATTCGCATGGCCTTCCACAAGGTGATGAGCCTCACGACCGTGCAGGCCTCGGCCGTGAAGGGCATGGCCGAGGGCGAAGTCGGCACCGACACGATGCAGGGTCCCGTGGGGATTGCCGGCATGGCGGGTAGCGCCGTGACGGCGGGGCTTTCGGCCTTCCTCGATTTCGTCGCGGTGCTGTCGATCGCGATCGGTTTCATGAACCTGATCCCGATTCCCGCGCTTGACGGCGGGCAGCTCGTGATCCTCGCCCTTGAGGGGACCTTCCGGCGCGACTTGCCCGCGAAGGTGCGCGAGTGGCTCGCGGCGGGGAGCATGGCGCTTCTTGTGCTTCTTGCCATCTACGTCACCTTCAACGACGTTTCGCGCCTGACGGGACCGTAA